The Saccharomyces mikatae IFO 1815 strain IFO1815 genome assembly, chromosome: 2 sequence CCTCATTGACAATAGATATCAAATGATCCCGCAGCTGTATGGGTATATGCCATCTTGAATCAAGCATACAACATTGACAAATGTTTCTCTGGGTAGCGCATCTTTGACATATTAGTGTTTTAATAAGATTACTGCTTCTTTTGGACGTCTTGAAATGGTATAACGTGAATGGTAGGGTACATATCTTACATTCAGAACCTTGTGGAATCTTGGTCATTCGTATATTAGTCTCATTGCCTAAACATTGTTCACATATTTTGGGTGGTAGCTCGTTAATTTCATCGTTCATTATgttaagaaaaaacaatattgtTCGCTAGctcttttcattcaacTTTCCCTAGAACCCGTCCTATAGTCATCTTTCCCTTTCTTAATAAAATTTGCTGTAACCTTTTTTTGTCAGACCTTGAATAGCTAAGCATCACCGATATGTAGGGTAATCATTTTCTCaagttattttttatctgATGTTATTAAAAATCCGGTAAAAGACCCCTCTATACAAGAGAATCAAGGTTTATCTTTTCCCTTTATTGACTTGATGAGTGAGGTTTCACGATctgattttttatattactATATAttagttttttatttgtgtcttattgaatatttaaatgtttttttcaggCTCACGCAGATGACTCCCATCAACTGCTagtttctcttctcttccagtttcttttcttcttatttgcATGGGTGCGGTAATGTTGATTACAGTTATCATGCCTACTAAACCTTTGTCCACAGCCCTCGTGCGGAcatatatgatttttttcacccGTATGTATTCTGTTATGTCTTGAAAGGTGGCCAGATGTTGTAAACCCAGTAGAACAGATCTTACAGAAATGACGAGTCCTTTGCCCTGCCGTAGTGGTTTTAGTAggtttcaatttcatcacAGCTTTTGTGGGATGATTTACTTTATTTGGATCACGTATATCTGACCTACCGTCAGCAATATTCTCCTCTTTAACTCTATTGATAGTCTCCAATGACAGCCTCGGTGAGGTCCTTCTGCTTGCTGTGAGCTTAGAGATAGTTGTGTCGCTTGTTTTGTTGGCCTGTtttccagaaaaaaaatcaaaagcaCACTTGTTCAGTTTgtctttcaaatcatcatcaattaGGTGTGATGTTTTCATCAAGGGTATCAGGGTTTGATATTTGCGTTCATTACTAAACGAAAATATTTCTGGCATCAAAGTTATCTGTGAAGAGGAACAGCCAAAATTCATAGGGAATTCACATTTGCCTTCCTTGGCTAGAATAGTAGATATCAAGTTGTCCTTGTAGGCTAGAGACATCTTTTTCTGGGaactatcaaaaaaagctttattattttatatttcgAGCAGTATCGACGGTTCGCCTGATGTGGCATTGGGAATACACCCAAGTTATTACAACAATATgataaatatttatatgCAAAAAATTAGGCCAAACCATGTAGCAAGAAGTAAACGATTTAGAGAGGGTGTAGGATTTGCCTGTTGGCAACGTATGGGCTGCTGCACAGTGTAGCATGTAATAGCCAGACGTGATTCCCCTAAAATCAGGCCCTTCTCCTTGAAGAATGCAACGGTAGTCCACTCGTTTGACATTGAAACTTTTCTCAACGACGGTGATGTCCCGCAACTCAAGAAAACATGAGATCAAAGAAGTGCTGCCATACGCAAGAAGCCACTTATCAAAAGCCACGGCTGCGCGTTTTTCTGAGACGTGCTGACAAACGAGAAAAAGATGGCTTTGTAGTCAGTTTAAGGCCCTGtgtactttttttccttcaagatttcttcttttctgaaCTGGGGTTCTTAAACGGACAGGTGCCCTGAGAGTACTTCGAAAAATTCAGGGATGACTTTCTCTCAGTCGTTTAGCATTCGTTTATACAGTACCTTCGAGAAAATGCCAAATCCCgttaaaagagaaaaaatgaaggaaaATCGAAGAAGCAGTCCATGCGAATTTGCTCTTGGTTGGGTAGTTTCACGTCTGGCTTGGAAGGTTATACTCTCCTTTTTCTTGGCTTCGAGGCACTAAAactatatttctttttacatGCCAGCTTGCGGTTTTACAagagtttattttttgaatgaaagttttttcaaagcagTCTttagttgaaaaaatttgtatgAAATCATCTCCCAACCTTGCAGTAATCTTCAGCTtatgatattgaagaaggcCCATAACTTTCAAAGGATGATATCAAGCACCATATCAAATTCAGTGGTTGTTTGGTCTTCTTGCTTGTCGTAAACAGCTGGTGCAGCCACGTGTTAAATcctgaatatttttcaaaagaggGTCTCGcatgtttttgttcttctgcATATTATTCGAGGAGAATCTTCGCTGCGCCTTGGCACAGTAACAACATGTTTGGTAGggtcctttttttttgaaggcTTGCGATGCTCATATTAGCTCGTTTGCTCGTTCCTTCAAAACATAAGTCTTCGTAAATTAACAACGAAACAAGTTAGTTCTTGAACAACGAATTATTGATGTCGACTGACGAAAGCAGGGACATCGCCTACAGGATAAGAATAGGTACTACTGTCTAGAAAGAGTATTTTAGAGATTTAACAGATTAAgtacttttttgaaaaaactatcGAACTATTACATAAGAGGAAGTATAATGATATAGTGGTATTTTAAAGTGCTtgttcaaaaacaaaagctTTTATAACAACAAAGCAGCTGCACCGGCAATAACTGCACCAAAAGAGCCAGCGCCAGCATTGACTCTTTGACCAGCATTAGAAGCGGTTCcaactgaagaagaggatgaagtTGCTGAAGAGGATGCAGCCTTAGAAGAGCTTGAAGCTGCGGATGAGGATGCAGCCTTAGAAGAGCTTGAAGCTGCAGATGAGGATGCGGCCTTGGAAGAGCTTGAAGCTGCAGATGAGGATGCGGCCTTGGAAGAGCTTGAAGCTGCAGATGAGGATGCGGCCTTGGAAGAGCTTGAAGCTGCGGATGAGGATGCAGCCTTGGAAGAGCTTGAAGCTGCGGATGAGGATGCAGCCTTAGAAGAGCTTGAAGCTGCAGATGAGGATGCAGCCTTGGAAGAAACTTGAGAAACAGAggcaacagcagcagcgATTTCTGAACTCAATCTTGTGGTGTACCATGGCAATGCAACAATGGTCTTGGTGATTGCATCGAAGTCTAACTCACTAAACAAAGTAGTGTAGGCGTCATCACTGTAAGTAATGACTTGTTGGTAGACACTCAAGACATCGGAAGGAATTTGGAATCCACTGTTTCCAGTCTCCAGACCCAAGTAGTCAGAGAGATGAGAGTTGATGTCACTGATAATAGCTTGTAATTCGGCAGTTTGAGCGGCAGTTTCGGCAACAGCTAAAGAGGCAATAGCACTCAATATGAAAGCAATTTTAGATACGGACATTTTATTCTGTTAGCGGGAGGGTACGGTTATGCAATATCAGATAATATACACTGTTTGCTCTCTCAAAGGATCgattcaataaaaaaaaattatcaagaaCATCCAACGTCTAGAGCAGAGTAGTGAATGCTTTATTTATAATAGATGGTAAATGAAGCAACGCGAAATCTTGGAGCGGTTGGCGGAATATTCACCCTTCCAAagagcttttttttctttttttgataaaaatagcTCGAAGAACTAGAGACAAAATAGTGTCTGTAGCAAGCAAGACACATTGTGGGAACAATAAACTCTTCCCACCACAATTCTATGGACAAAAATGGCCAAAACGCTGCAATAACTGCAGCAGGACTCAAGACTGTAGGTACATTCCTCAACAGAGGGAAGTCGAAAAATCGGAAAAGGGACCTTCCGAAGACATTAGTCTTCAATATTAAAGTAACAATCCATAATAGTACCATACTTGGATTGTGtgatgttcttttttgggAATTTGAATTACCCAAAAAGGCCATAACTCGAGTTTTGTTGGATTCTGTTATGTTGAGTACTGACTGCTTGGGTTTTGAAAATCTTATTGCCATCCGGCTGTGTGTGCGCCGTAGATGCcgagaaagaaattactGCAGTGGATCGCAAGCCAAGACAATAATTTCACTGTTCTCATGACTATTGCGAAAAGTTCATCCCAAATAGCTAAAGGTAGAAGAAcaatctttctttcttgttttgcCTGGCTATTTTACAATGGAATTCTCTATGACTTTTACCCGAAAAGTTGGTACAGTACACGTGAGGCGAGGCTTGACAGGCACTGAGTGACGGACAGGAGCAGGATCTCGGAGCCGTAGAAAGCAACTTTTTCCttctgttgaaaaaaaaaagataaagtAAAACTTGAATAATAACGGCACTATGCGCGTGTGTATGGAACGGGTCATTAATTATGTTATGTAAAAATAGAAAGCtaaagaaatgaataaaGTCATTAAGAATGGGGGTAACAAATGCGCCGTATGGAATATATCAGCTCTACAAGTTGAAAGATTCGTCATGATCTCTTGAACCGGCTCTGATGGATAATTTCGAAATTAAGTGGTGCAATTAAGCCTAACACCAAAAATGGTGCGCTTTGCTCAGAAAAGACatgtttttaattttctctttattttcttcatcttcttgtCTCATTAGCTCTGGATCGTAGACGCGTCTGTGGAAGTCCAAGTCGATTTTATCGAGGGGGTTTAACAGAGTGAAATCGCGGTTGTAAATCATATATccaatataaaaaatcaacCATATTGGAGCAGCTAAATAACTTTCGAAAAAAGCCTCCGCATTACATTTGCCACCATTACCTAAGGGGGCCAATGCTACCCAAAATTGAGCAATAAAGaccaaaatattaaaaaaggAGCCATAAATAGAACCCCATATGCCGGTTGTGGCTTTATATCCCAACTCGTTTAAAGACCTTCCCTGCACTTTCATAGCTTGTCTAAATCGTAGATGGGACAGCATGATGGAAGTCCATGTGAATAATTCACTTAAACCTGCTATAGCTGCCAACCAGGTAAACACGATCTCTTCTTTGGAGGAGGCTGCAACAAATGCAATAACCCCGATAACACAGCATACAATAAGAGCTCTCAAGGGTCTACCCTCCCTGTCAACATAATCTAAAAATTTTGGTGCGTAACCTTGTTGAGCTAATGAGCAAATTAATCTTGGGCCGGcatataaagaagaatttgcCACTGAAACGACAGAGATTAAAATAACGGCATTGATAATGTGCGGAACAATTCTAACACCATGAATGGATGCAGCCAGCACATAAGGAGATGCATGTGTAGCGGATCCGCCTGCACCCAATAATTGGTCATCGTTGTATGGAACATTGAATCCAATCAAAATCATAGTCAGGAGATAGATGACGACGATGCGGTATATGCTTCTCTTAGCTGCTACGGGAGTAGATTTTCTAGGGTTGGTCTGCTCTTGGACACTTAATACAAATAATTCCATACCACCAAAGGAGAAGTATGCAGTGACTAAAATGTAGCAAACATTTTTAAACCTGGCGATTGATGTGTCTCCCGCAAAAGCACCTGGTTTATGCCAATAAGCGCCCCCAATATAACCGTCATTTCCAGCACCACCACAGTTAATGACGACAGATAGAACAATGAAGCCCGCTATCATTAAAATTTTACAACAATTGAATATGAACTCCGTTTCACCGTAAGCTTTCActccaaaaaaatgaacgaATAGTAAGAAAACgtagaaaataagaatataAATATCAGGGTTAATCTTATCATTCCAGAATTGGATAGTCATAGAGGCGGTGATCAACTCTAACGGCAAAACAGTTGTCCactgaaaacaataaagcCATACCGTGGCGAATCCAAATGGTTTGGAAATGAATATGGAAGAGTATGCATTGAAATTTGCTGGTAAGGTTGGATAGGTGACAGCCATCTCACCAGCGGCTTGGATCATGAAGTACGTAATAAAGGAAACTAAGACGTAACCAATAACTAGTGCAGCAGGTCCACCATAATGAAGACCCTTTGCATTAGCTACCAGGAGACCTGTCCCAATACCTGTCCCAAGAGACATCATGACAACATGACGCGATTTCATGGACTTTTTTAATTTGGAGTCTGACGTAAAGGATTGAATACCATCCTCTAAATCAGACgtgttttcatttattgGTTTGATTTTTGTAGTGCTACCTTCTGCTCTTTTGAACGAATCCGTAAATCTGTGTATAAGTCTATTACGCTTGGGTTTTTGCTCAgaataaattttttcatttgatgACAATTGgaaattattttcatcactGAAGGAACGTGTCGATATGAAATCAGGTGAAGGGTCCTTCTTACCGAAAGATCCACAGTCTTTCGAAGATGACATTTAtgatttcttgattttcCAACGTCTATATATGTGGAAGGCCAAAGAAATGAGATCTTATTCGACATGAACAAAAGTAAGTTCTAAGTTCAAAGCTAACTAAATGAGCATGTGTATATAGTATAAATATCTACacttgaaaagaaatgtaCTCATCAAAGAAGTATAGTTTCAccctgttttttttctttttctagtCGAAGAGCTGTCTTCTAGTAAACATGCCTTCTTTTGGTGTATTCCAAGCACATTGTATCACAAGCGGCGCAAAAACTTTAAGAATTAACCACCAGCAGCGTTTGCTGCCAGTTCTTACTCATCATCAAAGGTCATCGTAAGGTACTGTTTCTGCGAGGAGTAAAAAGTGGGTCCCGGTTCCGGACTTTGACAGTAAAATGAGGGAGAAGATATTCTATATACTACATAGCGTGCGGCAGTACTAAATGCTCTCTATATttccaaatcaaaaaagGGCCTTTCTCTTGCGGCACTCTAACGGCAGAATATCTTTCCTGTCAATCATGCGCCGTGTCGccgtttcttttcttgacgCAACTagtccttttctttttctgcgcgtttttttgttttgtcaTGAATTTGTGTCACTTACATGATGAGTAATCAATTATGTCTTTATAAGACTTATTAATGTAGagtaaaaattttcaagtgGGCAGTGCATATTGTTGTAAGCACTTTTACCGGAATCGATAAGACTCTTAATGGATATAGAAAatttaattttattatGCAGATTTGTCCTTTTTCGACTTGTATAAACAAtattatgtatttttgttATCCTGAGAAGTAGTAGCGAAAACTTGATGGAACAGAGTGATAAAAGAGTGGAGAAGTGGCTAGTACCATAGGtttaccattttcttgaaaagatttcttGAACGCAAGTTGTTTAGATTTTCCAATGACTCTTgattttcatattctttaaCATCATCATCGGCTTTATCGAATTCTGTGAGTGTTGAATGAACAAATATGTTTCTGTGGGAGTTTAAATCGATTTTATCAGCTGGAATCCAAAAGCTCCATGATTTAAAGTATATCTTGTGACCAAAATACGCAACTAAAACAATAGGCATTGCCAGATAATTCTGGAAAAACACTTTGACATTCAATTTTCCATGATCATTAACAGGTGCAATGGCTACCCAGAATTGGCAAACTAGGAAAAAAACTGCAATTAGGACTGCAAGCCATGATCCCCAATAACCAGTTTGTGCTTTATATCCAACCTCATTCATTGAACGACCTTGCTTTGCCATAGCATCTCTAAACCTGATATGCGACAAACTCATTGACATCCAGATAAACAGTTGAGAAAGACTAGAAATGGCAAGTAACCAAGTAAAGACTTCCTCTTCAGCATCACTTGTAGCCACGAACCCAATGCAACCGAAGGCGAGTGAAACAAGAAAGCAAAGTAGAGGCCTACCACGTCTATCAACATATGCCAAACATTTAGGTAAGACGCCCTGTTCTGCCAATGACAGTAATAATCTTGGTCCAGAATATAACGAAGAGTTGGCAACTGAAATAACAGATATCAAAATGACAGCATTTATAAAGTGAGGGACTACTTTAACTCCATGTGATGCAACAGCAATGACAAATGGAGATGCATGGGATCCGGAGGAGTCATCCGAGCCTAATAATTCGTCACTGTTGTATGGAACAAGGAAACAAACTAAGATTGTGGTTAACATGtaaatcaacaaaatacGATAGACAACCTTCTTACAGGCATTTGGAATTGATTTCGTTGGGTTTTCCTGTTCAGCAGCGGAGAGCAGTAGGACCTCAATACCACCGTAGCTAAATGCGGCATAACAAAATACAGTGCATACTCCTTTGAATCCGTGAGCAAATGGACCGGGATTATGCCAGTATTCGGTACCTATATATTTTCTATCACCTGCACCACCACAGTTAATGATAATGGCCAAAATGACAAACCCGATTACCATTAGTATCTTACatatattaaaaatgaactCGGCTTCAGCATAGCCTCTAGACCCAAAGAGATTTATTATGATTACAAATATGAAAACCACAGCAACAAATATATCTGAATTTACGCTCGTCCAGTATTTGACTGTCATTGCTGCTGTGACTAATTGTAAAGGCAAAACTGTTAACCATTGAATGGTATAAACTACAGACACAGCAAATCCCAGCGAAGGGTCAACCAAAATGGAAGGATATCTGGTATAATTACCAGTTAAACCTGCATAACAAAGGCCTAACTCGCCGGCGGCTTGGATGATACAGTAAAGCATTATTGAAGCTACACCGTAACCAAGCACCAACCCGGCGGGACCAGCTGTACCCAGCACCTGACCATTACCCACTAATAACCCAGTGCCTATACCTGTACCGAGACTGATCATGACCAGGTGGCGTGATTTGATTGACTTTGtcaaattatttttttcttgtgaTTCAAGTTCAGAATTTTGGCTTGGTGGTAGCTGTCTTTTAAAAGAACTGAGGATTTTTTTGCATTCATTCTGTAGTTTAGACTTATTGCCCGTCTTTTGAGGCT is a genomic window containing:
- the NRG2 gene encoding Nrg2p (similar to Saccharomyces cerevisiae NRG2 (YBR066C) and NRG1 (YDR043C); ancestral locus Anc_3.281), producing MSLAYKDNLISTILAKEGKCEFPMNFGCSSSQITLMPEIFSFSNERKYQTLIPLMKTSHLIDDDLKDKLNKCAFDFFSGKQANKTSDTTISKLTASRRTSPRLSLETINRVKEENIADGRSDIRDPNKVNHPTKAVMKLKPTKTTTAGQRTRHFCKICSTGFTTSGHLSRHNRIHTGEKNHICPHEGCGQRFSRHDNCNQHYRTHANKKKRNWKRRETSS
- the TIP1 gene encoding putative lipase (similar to Saccharomyces cerevisiae TIP1 (YBR067C)), translating into MSVSKIAFILSAIASLAVAETAAQTAELQAIISDINSHLSDYLGLETGNSGFQIPSDVLSVYQQVITYSDDAYTTLFSELDFDAITKTIVALPWYTTRLSSEIAAAVASVSQVSSKAASSSAASSSSKAASSSAASSSSKAASSSAASSSSKAASSSAASSSSKAASSSAASSSSKAASSSAASSSSKAASSSAASSSSKAASSSATSSSSSVGTASNAGQRVNAGAGSFGAVIAGAAALLL
- the BAP2 gene encoding branched-chain amino acid permease BAP2 (similar to Saccharomyces cerevisiae BAP2 (YBR068C) and BAP3 (YDR046C); ancestral locus Anc_3.284), which produces MSSSKDCGSFGKKDPSPDFISTRSFSDENNFQLSSNEKIYSEQKPKRNRLIHRFTDSFKRAEGSTTKIKPINENTSDLEDGIQSFTSDSKLKKSMKSRHVVMMSLGTGIGTGLLVANAKGLHYGGPAALVIGYVLVSFITYFMIQAAGEMAVTYPTLPANFNAYSSIFISKPFGFATVWLYCFQWTTVLPLELITASMTIQFWNDKINPDIYILIFYVFLLFVHFFGVKAYGETEFIFNCCKILMIAGFIVLSVVINCGGAGNDGYIGGAYWHKPGAFAGDTSIARFKNVCYILVTAYFSFGGMELFVLSVQEQTNPRKSTPVAAKRSIYRIVVIYLLTMILIGFNVPYNDDQLLGAGGSATHASPYVLAASIHGVRIVPHIINAVILISVVSVANSSLYAGPRLICSLAQQGYAPKFLDYVDREGRPLRALIVCCVIGVIAFVAASSKEEIVFTWLAAIAGLSELFTWTSIMLSHLRFRQAMKVQGRSLNELGYKATTGIWGSIYGSFFNILVFIAQFWVALAPLGNGGKCNAEAFFESYLAAPIWLIFYIGYMIYNRDFTLLNPLDKIDLDFHRRVYDPELMRQEDEENKEKIKNMSFLSKAHHFWC
- the TAT1 gene encoding amino acid transporter TAT1 (similar to Saccharomyces cerevisiae TAT1 (YBR069C); ancestral locus Anc_3.285), which encodes MNDRDDLLIDEASTAPYSHSLYERANAEKQKRDFAITEKQDEESEQQVKPQKTGNKSKLQNECKKILSSFKRQLPPSQNSELESQEKNNLTKSIKSRHLVMISLGTGIGTGLLVGNGQVLGTAGPAGLVLGYGVASIMLYCIIQAAGELGLCYAGLTGNYTRYPSILVDPSLGFAVSVVYTIQWLTVLPLQLVTAAMTVKYWTSVNSDIFVAVVFIFVIIINLFGSRGYAEAEFIFNICKILMVIGFVILAIIINCGGAGDRKYIGTEYWHNPGPFAHGFKGVCTVFCYAAFSYGGIEVLLLSAAEQENPTKSIPNACKKVVYRILLIYMLTTILVCFLVPYNSDELLGSDDSSGSHASPFVIAVASHGVKVVPHFINAVILISVISVANSSLYSGPRLLLSLAEQGVLPKCLAYVDRRGRPLLCFLVSLAFGCIGFVATSDAEEEVFTWLLAISSLSQLFIWMSMSLSHIRFRDAMAKQGRSMNEVGYKAQTGYWGSWLAVLIAVFFLVCQFWVAIAPVNDHGKLNVKVFFQNYLAMPIVLVAYFGHKIYFKSWSFWIPADKIDLNSHRNIFVHSTLTEFDKADDDVKEYENQESLENLNNLRSRNLFKKMVNLWY